ATTAATAACATTAGTACTAAAATATGGTATATTTGCATAAGATAAAATTGAGAATAAAAAACTATTATTTGTAAAGGAAGTGTAGATATATGTTAAGCTGTAATAAGGAAAGATTAGAAAATAAGATTCTTACTTTCAGCAAATTTGGTGCTACTGGGAATGGTGGAATAACAAGATTATCCTTATCAGAACCAGCTCTCCAAGCAAGAAAAGAATTCTGTAAAAGAATGGAGGCACTAGGTGCAACTATTGTAACAGATGATATGGGAAATATATATGCAACTATTGAGGGAACAGAAAATCTTCCTCATATTGCAATGGGATCACATTGTGATTCAGTAGTACAAGGTGGAAATTATGATGGTATTTTAGGTGTACTTACTGCCATGGAAGCAGCTGAAACCATTGTTACAGAAAAAATTCCACATCGTCATCCAATTACAGTTATGATTTGGACTAATGAAGAAGGAGCTCGTTTCGACCCTGCTATGATGTCATCAGGCGTTATTACTGGTAAATTTAATAAATCCAAAATGTTAGCTTCCAAGGATAATAAAGGAGTAACATTTGGTGAAGCTCTAGATGCAAGTGGATACAAAGGTGATGAAAAAAATAGACTTAATCCTAAAGATTATATGGCTCTTGTAGAACTTCACATTGAACAAGGTCCAGTATTAGAATCTAAAAAAATGGATATAGGCGTTGTAGAAGGCGTTGTTGGAATGGTTAATTACGAATTTGAATTTATAGGTCAAGCTGGTCATGCCGGAACAGTTCCTCAAAAAATGAGACAAGATGCTCTTTTAGCAGCTTCCGAAGCTATTCAATATCTTCATAGAGAACTTGATAAACTTGATAGTAAATTGGTGTACACTACTGGTAGAATTATTTGTTCACCTAATGTACATACAATTATACCGGATAATGTTAAATTTACTTTAGATGCAAGACATCAAGATCCGGCAGTAGTACAACAGGTTGTTGAAGTTATAAAAAATATCCCTAAAGAACTGGCAAAGTGTAAAGTTAATTATAAAGAATTATGGTCTCGTAAGACTGTTAGCTTCAATGATGAATTAGTTAACTTAGTTGAAAAAAATGCTAACAGCTATGGATACTCTAATATGAGAATATATAGCGGTCCTGGACATGATGCTCAGTTTGCAGCTGATATATTACCTACAACTATGATATTTGTTCCAAGTATTGGAGGACATAGTCATTGTGAAATAGAAAAAACACCTCTTGAGAACTGCTTAAAAGGCGCTAATGTATTACTACAAACCATCTTGGATATAGATAAAAAATAATATACTATTATAAAACTATAGCACCCTTTAGGGCTTCCCCTTGGGTGCTATAGTTTTTACATTTTAACCTGAATTGATGTATATGTGCATAAGATAAACCATAAATTTTTTATCTATTATGTTATGATTTTCACCCTACCCGGCACATTCTAGTTGAGTTTCTTATTTTTTTATTCTCCCAGTATTATCTTTAAATCTTCATCTGGAGTTGATATTGGTTTAATACCAAACTTATCAATTAATACTTGTAAAATATTTGGTGTTATGAATGCTGGTAGTGTTGGCCCAAGACGAATATCCTTTATTCCAAGTGATAACAATGTAATAAGAATACATACAGCCTTTTGCTCATACCATGATAAAATCATTGAAAGTGGCAAATCATTAACTTCACATTTAAAAGCATCTGCAAGGGCAAGAGCAATTTTTATTGCACTATATGAGTCATTACACTGCCCTACATCAAGAACCCTTGGAAAATCTCCTATATTACCTAATTCTAGTTTATTAAATCTGTACTTACCACATGCAAGTGTAAGTATTATTGTATCTTTTGGAGTTCTTTCTGCAATTTCAGTATAGTAATTTCTACCTGGCCTTGCACCATCGCATCCTCCAATTAAAAAGAAATGCTTTATATCTCCATTCTTTACTGCTTCTATAATTTTATCAGCATTACTTAATACTGCATTATGACCAAATCCTACTGTTATTTTCTTTTCAGGTTCATCTTCTTTAAATCCCCCAAGTTGTAAAGCCTTATTTATTATTAAACTAAAATCTTTTTTACCATTTACTTCTCTAATATGAGAAATATCTGGCCATCCAACTATACTTGTAGTAAATATTCTATCTTTATAAGAATCTCTTGGTTTTTGTAAACAATTTGTAGTCATAAGTATACAGCCTGGTATGCCGTCAAATTCTTTTTGCTGGTCTTGCCATGCTCCACCAAAGTTACCTACTAAATGAGAATACTTTTTTAATTCTGGATAACCATGAGCAGGAAGCATTTCACCATGAGTATATATATTTATCCCTTTACCTTCTGTTTGTTCAAGGAGTTCTTTTAAATCCTTTAAATCATGTCCTGAAACAATTATAAATGGTCCTTTTTTATTTGTTATACATACTTCCGTAGGTACTGGGTTTCCATAAGATTCCGTGTTTGCCTTATCGAGAAGTTCCATACATTTTAAATTTACTTGACCAAATTCCATATTTAAATTAAATAAATCTTCTACAGATAAATTATCATCTACTACTGCTGCAAAGCCTTTATAAAAAAATTTACTTACAACTTCATCTTTATATCCTAAAACATGAGCATGATGAGCATAGGCCCCCATACCTTTCATTCCATATATAAGCATTTCTCTTAATGAACGAATATCTGCATCTAAAGTTTCATCATACATTATACCTGCTTTTTCTGCATCTTTAAGCATCTCATCCTTGGTGCTTGGAATCTTATATTTAACTATTTCTGGCACCTCGCATTTACAATCACCTAACTGTTTTTTAAAGCAATCCTTTATTTCCTGTGCCTTTTTTAAATAATCAACAAATCTATCAGGATCAAAGTTTACATTTGTAAGAGTTGCAAATGTAGCATCCATAACAAATTTATCAGTTTCATCATCTATTTTAATGCCTTTTTCTAATAATTTTTCTCCATAAAATCCTATTCCCTTTAATTCGTATATGAGTAAATCTTGTAATGCTGCAACTTCACTACTCTTTCCACAATTTCCTGCCTTTGTACAACCTTTTCCTCCTATTGTTTGTTCGCATTGATAACAAAACATAGAATTTTCCATTAAAATTTCTCTCCCCTTCTCTGTTTTATATAATACTTTTTATTTTTCAAATAATTATTTTTATGCACATGACTGTATTATTTGACTATTTATAAGTACATATACTTTAACTACAGCTATACCTATAATTCTATTTTTCTCAATAAATATTTTTTTATTCTTTAAAAGTCCTACATTAAAAGAGGGAGAACAAAAATATATTCAAAAAATTATAATAAGCAGCGAAATCATTCGAAATTTGATTGAAGATTTAAATTTCTTATACCAAAGGTTTTCAACCAGAGATGCATTTTACAATATAGAAATATTAAACTTGCTTATCATATTTAAAATTGCTAAATTAGCCTTATTGTTTTTTTCCATTGCTTTTACACTTTCACGACAAAAACTTTCTGTTGGACTATAATGATATTCTCCACAAGCATCTATACCACAAATATTTTTATTAATAAAAATACATTTTATGAAATTATATAATTGTGAAAGTTTCATATTCCCTTGATCCCAATTTGTTACTGCTTCAGATTCACTAAGGACATCTTTGTCTATACTTATATAAACATTTTCAGTTAAAATTTCTGATTTTATATATTTATTAAATTCAATACCTTGTCCTATTTTCTCTTTTGAAAAGGCTGAAACAATATTATTATAACAAGTAGGAATGACATTAACTAAATCCTGCCGTGCCCCCAAAATCACAACTTTTTTTAACATAGGTAATTCATCTAAACCCTTTAATACCCAAGAACCACAACTTATTAATGTATCAAAAAATGTTTTTAACATATCTGTATGGTTATCAAATAATACTAATGTAAATGGAGATTTTATCTCTCTCATAAGTAGATATGTTACATAATGATAGTTACCATTTCCGATAAACGTTATTCCTCTATTTTTTCTTTTTTTTAATCTTCTATTAATATTAATTAATGACTTTTTTTCACAATACCTGCTTGCACTTTTAATATCTAAAAGATTAACCCATTCATAATCAGTATGCTGATAAAATGTTTGGATACTATATGTGTTGTCAAAGTCTAATATACTTATTTTATTCCCCATTTCCCATCCATCTCCTTATGTTCTTATTAAAAAATTATTAAAAACTAATTATTAAAAATAGACTGCATATTTTTTCCTACTGCTTTTAGCAATTCTTTTGGCAATTTTTCTACTTGTTCACCAATTATTACTCCGTGTGGTTGCTTATATCCTTCATTCCATACGAAATTAAAAATTTTTTCATTTGTTTTTCTATTTTTTCCTATTTGAAATGCATATATTTCAACATGTTTAGATAATAATTCTTGTACAGCTTCTTTTGCTGATCCTGGAAAACTAGATGCACCGTCTGTAATTTCAAAAACTATCTTTACTAGTTCTCCTTTTTTAAGTTCTCTTTCCTGTATGGACGTAATTCTATTGGATATTTCCCTAAGACAACTTGCATCGTCAGTTGCTCCATCTGTTGCATCTAGCTTTACAATTGAACGAATTATATCGCTTTTTTCTTTTTCTTTTACATCTTTATCGTTAAATTCTTTAACATTATAATACTTATTTCCAAAAAACCAAGTTTCACTTAAAACTTCAACTTTTTGATTTAATTGTTCTAGGTTGCTTTTCAAATATCTATTAAAATCATCAATTGATAACAAGGTCACTGCCAAAGCTTTTCTTGCTGCTTCAATTTTTGATGCGTTCATTGATCCTGAATTGTCTATGACAAAGGAAATTTCTATTCTTTTAGGCAATACATCTGTTTGAGTCTCTAGTAAATATTTATTAAAGATTCTGATATTTTTATAGTTTCCTTTTTTTTCAGCTTCTATAAAATCTGGATAAGAATTAATAAAACTATCCACATCTAATTTTCCCTTTATTTGTTCACCCCTTTTTACACTTACTTCTCTTTTTGCATCTCCTATCAACCTTTTCCAAAATTGTCGCATTTGTTCTCTTTCTAATTTCATTTTATTTGAATAAAATTCAAATAATTGTTGTTCTGCTTGGCTAATGTCATATTTCTCTAGATTTTTATACCTAGCATTGTATTTTGTACACTTTCAATTATTGAATCTTGTTGTTCCTCCATTTCTTCTAGAACTTTTTCTACTTCTTCTTGAGTAGATTCTAATAAATCTGATAGTTCTTCTTCATTAGATTGTTCAAAAGGATTTTCACTTTCTCCATCCTTCTGTACTTTCTGTCCTTTTGATTTATAGAATACAATTTCATCAATTTCTTCCTTCCACAGTTTTTCAAAAATTGGAAAGATAAAGGAACGAATGAATGGATCTCTTTCTATGATTCCTTGGTCATTATTTATCTGTCTAACTAACTGATTATGGATAAAATTAAAAAAAGGCTGATTGAAAATTTTTCTATTAAATGGATCTTCAATGCATCCTTCTATTTTAGGGATTACTTTATATAATTCAATAATTAAAAAACTATGTGCAAATGCTCTATGTTTAGGCATTTGATAAATAGACTCAATATTCTTACCTATTTGTTTCATATATAGCGTAATATTACTAAAATTTTCTTCATCTCTATATATGGGGCACAACTGCAAAACTCTTAGAAATGCTGTTTGTTTATCCAATAGATGTAGAAAATTAAAAATTTCTTTTCTTGCATAATTATAAATATTTCTTGGTTGATAGGCTTGATCTTCTTCCATTCCTTCTTTTTTTATTCTAGCTAGAATATATCTTGTCATACGCTCAATTTCTTTCTTCCAATCTTTTTCTCTATATAGATATTTTTTAGTTTGCTTTTTCCAGTCAGGATACAGAGCTAACTCATAATAAATATGCCACATAATTTGATTATCATCTAATTTCCTATCCAAAAAGCTTTCTAAGGGTAAATACAAAACTCCCTTGGAATAATTTAGTTGAAATCTTTTTAATTTTGGATCAGGAATATAAATCAAACTGGAATCTCCTGTAAATGTAGCTAACGAGCGTTGTTCTTTTTCCAAAAATTCTTCACAATGTTTTTTAGATTGTTCAATTAGAGTTTCTTCATCATAAATAAACATACTTGTTCCTCCTAACGATATAGTGGCAAATCCCACAAATCTTTTGGTGTATCAATCCGATCAATGTATAAAAAATTTAACTTACCTTCTATATCCATAATTAAGTATTTTGAAATATCTAATTTCACTACATTTGTAAAAAACACATCTTTGATGGTGGCCTCCTCATTTAAATACCACTTTCCAAAATTCTCTTCAAATAAATATATAACCCCATCTTCACTTAAAACTACAGCTGTACCTTTTTTAGATTGAACATCAAACAAATTTCCATCTAAATCATTTATCTCTATTTTTATAGTTTTTGTATCTTTACATAAAGAAAATATCCTAAGCTGCCCTTTATTTCCTATTACTATAAGTGAATCCTTATTGTCATCTCCATTTTCTAGACATCTAATTTCCCTTACTTCCTCACTTAAACAATCAATTTTATCCGTAATAGTAAGTTGTTCCTTCTCATATTTGACAAAATACAAATTCCCCGACTTTGTTCCAACTGCAAAATAATCTTCGCTTATTTTTTTTAATGCAGTCCAATTTGGAATAGTACAATATATATCTCTATAAAAAACTAATCGATATTTATCTTTTTCTTTTATTATTTTAAATAAGTTTAACTTTTCATCTCCACCTTCTACTACAAATAAATCATCATTAATTGATAAACACCTTCCAAAGCCATTAAGATTGCCATCTATTTGAATTCTTTTAACTTCAATCTGCTCCTTACCATTAGATATTTCATCAAAATTATCACTTGAAATGAGATAACATCCACCTCTAACTCCAAAAAGCAAAATTTCTTTATTATTTAATTTATATATATACGAAATTCTTTCTTTTATCTCTTTAATAGGAGGACTCCACTCTACTTCAATTTGATTGTAGTCAGAAAAATTATCTGCAATATCTATATGAAAAAATTGAACTTTTCCATCTATACTACTTGTAATAAAAAGCTTATCATTAATCCTCATTATAGTTTGTAAAAAACTATCAAAGCTAAAAGCTCCTAATTCTCTTATTGGATTTATTTGCATTGAAGTCTTTTTGATATTATTTCCATAAACCCGATAATATGGAATTAATTCATACAATAACTCTTCTTCCATTTGTAATAGTTTGTTTAATTGTTCTTCGAAATCTTTATCTAAAATTCCTTTTGTCAAACATTCATTCAACTTTTTTCTTAAGTCTTTAATTTGTTTTTTAAAATATTTTCCATCTACTGACAAATCCAGTTTCATTTCTCGCCTCCATTATCCTCTAGGTATTCAAGCAGAGCTTTTGAATGCTCTAGATGAGATAATTGTTGATCTAGCTTTTGATACTTTTTTACATCAATTCGAGATAAATTAGTAATACCAGTTTGAAAAATCTCTTTTAGTTCTTTGGGCAAAGTCTTTCTGCAAATTCCTTTTCCAAATATCAAATGAATTACATCTAAGTAGCTTAAAGTTTCTACCGATGGTGGTGAATATTGATATGGACGAGTACGAATTTCGTCATATGTTGTAGTTGCTTCTCCAATGCCCTTTGTCTCAATCTTCCATCCTTCTCCTACAGAAAAAAAACCAAAACGCACAGCTTGAGAAAGAATATAACTCTGATCATCAGGATAAGTGATTGAACTAATAAAACCGTCCCATAAAGCTTTGCTTAAGTCTTTTTCTTCACCCTGATTCCAATTATCTAAAACATGTAAAATATTACGAATTGATAATACAGATTCTCTGAGCTCTAGTTCATCCCTTTGAAAATCCTCTTGAACACCATTTTCTTTCCATTTCCCCATAAAAACATTCTGAGTAACACTACACAACTGAGAAAAGCGAAATAATTCTTCTAATGTCCTTCTAGGATTAGGAATATGCATGTTTCCATTTTTATCAGTTAATCTTGTTATTATTATTCTAAAAAGTTGGTTTTCTTCTGGAAAATCTTGATCTTCTAACGAACCTGTTACCCTTTGAGGTACATAATTGTATTCAATGGTTACAAAACGTGATTTAAAGGCTGGGTTTAGTTCATTTGTTCCTTCATAGTTGACCATTTGTGTTGATAGGTTCCCTGTGCCAATAAATCCAAATCCATGCTTAATTAAAACAGGTCCAACACCAGTAATATAGGCTGTTTGTCCTGCGTGACGCTGTAAAATATCATTCAATGCGATTAAATTTTGCATAGCAATTGTGTTTAATTCGTCTACAATTACAGGACGACCTTCTTTTACTGCAATTAAAACTTCTCTTTCTATTTTTTTTATTTCGGTTCCAAAAGCACTATTACTTGCAACCAATAAATCTGAAAGACTTTTCCATATTTGAATCTTAAGTTGCAACTGCTCTTCATCAGTCATCTGCTCTAACCTTACTTTGTGCTCATCCATCCATTCATAAAAATCTCCTATAATCATATTTAAATACTCTGCAAAAGAACCCTTGGAGAAACTCTGTCCAAGAGACAAGGTTTTCTCTACAAACATATCTTCATAAGTTAAATTATGAGAACCAGATATAAATAACGGCTGTAAACATTCTATCTCTTCTTTACTTCCATTAGTTAATATATTTTTGTAATAGAACATTCTTTCTTCATTAAATTCTTTAAACTTTTCAATAGCATCTTTTTCTGTAGCATGTGGATTTGTAGAAAACCACTCCTCCATTTTTTCTTCTAATTCACTTTGTATTTTATTCTGAATAGTAAAATCTAAAGCAGCTTCAGTTGCTAATTGTGTTTTTCCGCTTCCTAAATGCCCTACAATATATACAGGAACACCTAAATTCAACGAATCTATTATTCTTTGTTTTGCCTTAACTACATAAGGAACAGTTATCAAACGCTGTTGCTGTTGGGCTTCTATATCACTTATTAATTGACGTTTGTAATAAAATACCCATGCTTCTGGAGAGTTTGTCAAAATTTTCTCTAACTCTTTTTGTAATTTTTCTATACAATCAACCCGATATCTTGTAGCTGAATTGCTGCCGTAATGACCATAATTATTATATTTACTGCTCACCCTTCTTTCCCAACGAAGAAAAAACTTTTCATACTCAATTAAATTTTCAATTTCCTCTATCTTTTTACCCTTATTTGCTGTTTCTTCCTCTATATAAGCTTTATATTTTTCATAATAAGCATTATTCTCTTTTGAATCAATAAGTATTGTATCATCTCTTTCTTCAAATCTTCTAAAAGTTTTAAAAAATAATCCTTCTTCTATGTTTTTATCGTTCTCGTATTCTAATGATTTTAAAGCTTCCTTGCGCAAATCATCTTCATACCAACTTTGCATTTCTTCTATAGTAGGAATATAATCTTGTTTTAATTGTTCTTTCACGAAAGTTTCCTCCTTTAAATGATAAATACACATAAATTAAAATCCCGATTTTTTTGAAATTCGGGATTTTAATTAAATTATCTAATGCTAGATATGGTTAAATAATTCCATATTCTTTCAATAACTCTTCAATTTCTGTTCCTGCTATTTGTTTTAAAATTTTACGCCTAATTAATGGTGGTAAATCAAGCTTTGGTTTCTCTCCATCTAATAAACTTATACCTGCATTTAATAAATATCGAATATCGTATCTTGAAGCAAATACCTCAGGAACTCCTTTTTCAACCCCAGTTAATACATACACTGCTTCCATAGCTGTACGTCCTGAATATTCGATGGTAAATACAGTGTCACGGCCTGGCACATCCAATGTTTCAGCAAATTGTCCAAGAAAAGCAAAATTTACTGCATTCTTTGGTACAACATAAGGACGGTCTCCAAATTCACGTGGCATAAATTGAGATGTAATAAATGGCATCATAACAGGAACTGCAGTACATGATTTTGCTAGTTCCTCAATTTCATCTGTAGGAACACCTATATGATATAGCCATTCTTTTGTTATCTCCTTACCAGTACAATCTCTCATAGGTTTTTTAATATAGTCTCCAGGAACATCAGAAAATAAACCATATACCCAAACAACGACATCTTTTTCAGGCTGCCCATAGTATTGCTCCTGGCGATTTATTGTCCAACTCATTAACCATGAAGAATCAATAGCTGTAACTATACCACCTGTTACAGTACGCCCACCATATGGAGAACGCTTTGTAATCTTTTCAATATATTTAGGAACTCGTTCATCATGACAAGTTACTGTACAAGATTCCCAATTAGACTTTTCTGGATCTGTACAGAATTTATCTGGATTTCCAAATTCATCACATTGTGATGCTATATTTCTCCATAACTTCCAGCATCCTTTTGGTTCTTTATTAAATGAAGCAGGAGTATTGTCATCACCATATCCTGAACCTTCGGTCATGGAGCCATTAGTTATAAATACTAAGTCATTTTCTGTTAAATCAATTGAAATATCATTTCCACTTTTATCTGTTGCAACTATTCTTTTTGCAACCTTTTTATCATCTGAAATTGAAAACTCAACATTATCAACAGTAACTCCATATTGAAATTTAGCACCATGATCCTCCAAATATTTAATCATAGGTTTTACAAATGAAGTATATTGATCATGTCGTGAAAATTGTAAAGCTGAAAGATCTGGTAGTCCTCCAACGTGATGAATAAAACGATTCATATATAATTTCATCTCTAAAGCACTATGCCAGTTCTCAAATGCAAACATAGTTCTCCAATAAGTCCAAAAATCAGAATTTAAAAGCTCATCAGAAAAAATATCTTCTATAGATTTATTTTGAAGTTCTGTATCTGGTATACTTACAAAAGCAGCTAATTCTTTAGCCAGATCTTGGCCCAAATTAAATTTTCCATTGTCATAGCGCTGACCTCTATT
This window of the Clostridium cochlearium genome carries:
- a CDS encoding Zn-dependent hydrolase, whose protein sequence is MLSCNKERLENKILTFSKFGATGNGGITRLSLSEPALQARKEFCKRMEALGATIVTDDMGNIYATIEGTENLPHIAMGSHCDSVVQGGNYDGILGVLTAMEAAETIVTEKIPHRHPITVMIWTNEEGARFDPAMMSSGVITGKFNKSKMLASKDNKGVTFGEALDASGYKGDEKNRLNPKDYMALVELHIEQGPVLESKKMDIGVVEGVVGMVNYEFEFIGQAGHAGTVPQKMRQDALLAASEAIQYLHRELDKLDSKLVYTTGRIICSPNVHTIIPDNVKFTLDARHQDPAVVQQVVEVIKNIPKELAKCKVNYKELWSRKTVSFNDELVNLVEKNANSYGYSNMRIYSGPGHDAQFAADILPTTMIFVPSIGGHSHCEIEKTPLENCLKGANVLLQTILDIDKK
- the hcp gene encoding hydroxylamine reductase translates to MENSMFCYQCEQTIGGKGCTKAGNCGKSSEVAALQDLLIYELKGIGFYGEKLLEKGIKIDDETDKFVMDATFATLTNVNFDPDRFVDYLKKAQEIKDCFKKQLGDCKCEVPEIVKYKIPSTKDEMLKDAEKAGIMYDETLDADIRSLREMLIYGMKGMGAYAHHAHVLGYKDEVVSKFFYKGFAAVVDDNLSVEDLFNLNMEFGQVNLKCMELLDKANTESYGNPVPTEVCITNKKGPFIIVSGHDLKDLKELLEQTEGKGINIYTHGEMLPAHGYPELKKYSHLVGNFGGAWQDQQKEFDGIPGCILMTTNCLQKPRDSYKDRIFTTSIVGWPDISHIREVNGKKDFSLIINKALQLGGFKEDEPEKKITVGFGHNAVLSNADKIIEAVKNGDIKHFFLIGGCDGARPGRNYYTEIAERTPKDTIILTLACGKYRFNKLELGNIGDFPRVLDVGQCNDSYSAIKIALALADAFKCEVNDLPLSMILSWYEQKAVCILITLLSLGIKDIRLGPTLPAFITPNILQVLIDKFGIKPISTPDEDLKIILGE
- a CDS encoding arginase family protein; translation: MGNKISILDFDNTYSIQTFYQHTDYEWVNLLDIKSASRYCEKKSLININRRLKKRKNRGITFIGNGNYHYVTYLLMREIKSPFTLVLFDNHTDMLKTFFDTLISCGSWVLKGLDELPMLKKVVILGARQDLVNVIPTCYNNIVSAFSKEKIGQGIEFNKYIKSEILTENVYISIDKDVLSESEAVTNWDQGNMKLSQLYNFIKCIFINKNICGIDACGEYHYSPTESFCRESVKAMEKNNKANLAILNMISKFNISIL
- a CDS encoding vWA domain-containing protein, with product MKLEREQMRQFWKRLIGDAKREVSVKRGEQIKGKLDVDSFINSYPDFIEAEKKGNYKNIRIFNKYLLETQTDVLPKRIEISFVIDNSGSMNASKIEAARKALAVTLLSIDDFNRYLKSNLEQLNQKVEVLSETWFFGNKYYNVKEFNDKDVKEKEKSDIIRSIVKLDATDGATDDASCLREISNRITSIQERELKKGELVKIVFEITDGASSFPGSAKEAVQELLSKHVEIYAFQIGKNRKTNEKIFNFVWNEGYKQPHGVIIGEQVEKLPKELLKAVGKNMQSIFNN
- a CDS encoding oleate hydratase — protein: MKLKTHDDRLMLTNGTYHSLVNARKPKGIDDKKAYLIGTGIGALAAGCFLIRDAHMDGSKITFLEQLDIPGGSLDAEIRQNAGYVARGGREMGHHFEVLWNLFSSLPSTEDPNMTVLDHFYYTNYDDPNFSNCRVTENRGQRYDNGKFNLGQDLAKELAAFVSIPDTELQNKSIEDIFSDELLNSDFWTYWRTMFAFENWHSALEMKLYMNRFIHHVGGLPDLSALQFSRHDQYTSFVKPMIKYLEDHGAKFQYGVTVDNVEFSISDDKKVAKRIVATDKSGNDISIDLTENDLVFITNGSMTEGSGYGDDNTPASFNKEPKGCWKLWRNIASQCDEFGNPDKFCTDPEKSNWESCTVTCHDERVPKYIEKITKRSPYGGRTVTGGIVTAIDSSWLMSWTINRQEQYYGQPEKDVVVWVYGLFSDVPGDYIKKPMRDCTGKEITKEWLYHIGVPTDEIEELAKSCTAVPVMMPFITSQFMPREFGDRPYVVPKNAVNFAFLGQFAETLDVPGRDTVFTIEYSGRTAMEAVYVLTGVEKGVPEVFASRYDIRYLLNAGISLLDGEKPKLDLPPLIRRKILKQIAGTEIEELLKEYGII